A region of Pelagicoccus sp. SDUM812003 DNA encodes the following proteins:
- a CDS encoding beta-galactosidase encodes MKLSALAILIGTLLLAIASSGNAQTLYVGANYHPHDDKRRDKIRSDIQLMKDAGFTIVRMGHLAWDSYEPADGQFDFEWFDFVMNEMAKAEIKVILDIPIRPAPIWLHHKHPSISLVDQNGNTKYPNHRYMEDAGDPAFQKYALRFTDALTKRYGVHPALLAFGIDNESGDGPISYSEGVRQRFIAWTKNKYPDLDALNEAWATQRWSQRINDYQAIGLPVEVQPNDVPEKMLDFRRFISDEINQLLIDVMDIAHANAPQALATTNAWYYSPLKYIDYSEIAYSGKMTRHGNGFYAGNSLIQNGGILHAAFGIARIQFESTNPFWCVEFTTHSAVPNAIRKSAYTSLMLGNQMVCGWTWQSLWGGREQYLEGMLDWDGVPNRKYYEYKQIAAEFKKIEKYLPYQPKAEIGLAFSFPSQIASAHYSERHDGQLYACFETLFKRNIDSRVLDINKSQLDYKLLMVPGVAVMDEATASKIRDYVQAGGTVVMTSDSAFVNEHGQVFATTRPGMLSDVFGIRIGNHEETELLNEISPENKSGKQIELRYKNAAFNANTPRFDVIDLRGAKVLASITSLHHDYPIITSHSYGKGRAIYVGTAANGALLEPLLDDLISELGIKRGPKVPEGVLARRVDEQHTLYLNISNEAKKIQTGAKAKSLLFDKTYTSSFTLEPNEPEFIETY; translated from the coding sequence ATGAAACTGAGCGCTCTCGCCATTCTCATTGGAACCCTCCTCCTCGCCATCGCGTCGAGCGGCAACGCCCAGACGCTCTACGTCGGTGCTAACTATCACCCTCACGACGACAAGCGCAGAGATAAGATCCGGAGCGACATCCAGCTCATGAAGGACGCTGGCTTCACCATCGTCCGCATGGGCCACCTCGCCTGGGACAGCTACGAACCGGCGGACGGCCAGTTCGACTTCGAATGGTTTGATTTCGTCATGAACGAAATGGCAAAAGCCGAGATTAAAGTCATCCTCGACATTCCCATCCGCCCCGCGCCCATTTGGCTTCACCACAAACACCCTTCCATCAGCCTCGTGGACCAGAACGGGAATACGAAGTACCCAAACCACCGATACATGGAGGACGCCGGAGATCCGGCATTTCAGAAGTACGCCCTGCGCTTCACGGACGCGCTCACCAAACGCTATGGCGTGCACCCCGCTCTGCTCGCCTTCGGGATCGACAACGAATCAGGCGACGGCCCGATCTCCTACTCAGAAGGAGTCAGACAAAGATTCATCGCATGGACGAAAAACAAGTACCCCGATCTCGATGCCTTGAACGAAGCCTGGGCCACGCAACGCTGGTCTCAACGGATCAACGACTACCAAGCGATCGGGCTTCCGGTAGAGGTCCAGCCCAACGACGTGCCCGAGAAGATGCTCGATTTCCGGCGTTTCATTTCCGACGAGATCAACCAGTTGCTCATCGACGTCATGGATATCGCCCATGCCAACGCGCCTCAGGCCCTGGCTACCACCAATGCCTGGTACTACAGCCCGCTAAAGTATATCGACTACTCGGAAATCGCCTATTCCGGCAAGATGACGCGCCACGGCAACGGCTTCTATGCCGGCAACTCGCTGATCCAAAACGGCGGCATCCTCCACGCCGCATTTGGCATCGCTCGTATCCAGTTCGAGAGTACAAACCCGTTCTGGTGCGTCGAGTTCACCACGCACAGCGCCGTGCCGAACGCCATCCGAAAGTCCGCCTACACCTCCCTCATGCTCGGCAACCAGATGGTCTGCGGTTGGACCTGGCAAAGCCTCTGGGGCGGCCGAGAGCAATACCTCGAGGGCATGCTCGACTGGGATGGCGTCCCGAATCGCAAGTACTACGAATACAAACAGATCGCCGCCGAGTTCAAAAAGATCGAAAAGTACCTCCCCTACCAGCCAAAGGCCGAGATCGGCCTCGCCTTCTCCTTTCCCAGCCAAATCGCCAGCGCCCACTACTCGGAGCGTCACGACGGTCAACTATACGCCTGCTTCGAAACGCTCTTTAAGCGAAATATCGACTCGCGAGTCCTCGATATCAACAAGAGCCAGCTCGATTACAAACTGTTGATGGTTCCCGGAGTCGCCGTCATGGACGAGGCCACCGCCTCGAAGATCCGCGACTACGTCCAAGCGGGCGGCACCGTCGTCATGACCAGCGACTCCGCTTTCGTGAACGAACACGGTCAAGTCTTCGCCACGACTCGCCCAGGCATGCTGAGCGACGTATTCGGAATTCGGATCGGAAACCACGAAGAGACCGAGCTGCTCAACGAGATCTCTCCTGAGAACAAGTCAGGCAAGCAAATCGAGCTGCGCTACAAGAATGCCGCCTTCAACGCAAATACGCCACGCTTCGACGTCATCGATCTGCGAGGAGCTAAGGTACTCGCGTCCATCACCAGCCTCCACCATGACTACCCGATCATCACCTCCCACAGCTACGGCAAAGGCAGAGCCATCTACGTCGGCACTGCTGCCAACGGAGCGCTGTTGGAACCGCTTTTGGACGATCTCATATCCGAGCTTGGAATCAAAAGAGGTCCCAAGGTTCCGGAGGGCGTCTTGGCCCGCCGAGTGGACGAGCAGCACACCCTCTACCTAAACATCAGCAACGAAGCAAAAAAGATCCAAACCGGAGCCAAGGCCAAAAGCCTCCTCTTCGACAAAACCTACACCAGCAGCTTCACCCTCGAGCCAAACGAGCCGGAGTTCATCGAAACCTACTAG
- a CDS encoding SDR family oxidoreductase, translating into MILAGQKALVTGASRGVGREIAKAFAREGIQVFGTSRDPDGVDWPEGVVPVKMDASSPESLERDWRAADLSGRGLSIVVNNAGSGALGAFETVAFCHWEAQVKLMLLAPMKLCHLALEGWSRENPGALVNVTSLAVEYPIPFMSGYNAAKAGLAGFTDSLFNELDPEVARVLELRLGDLNTRFNDHVDRLGGGGFVDTVWKAMEKHVDTAPPADLAARKLLKALKGNRSGLVRAGSLFQCAFASLFGKFVSSSVKRASNLRYYNVERS; encoded by the coding sequence ATGATACTAGCGGGACAGAAGGCATTGGTCACGGGCGCCAGTCGAGGCGTCGGTCGAGAGATCGCAAAGGCCTTTGCGAGGGAAGGTATCCAGGTTTTTGGCACGTCGCGCGATCCCGATGGCGTTGACTGGCCGGAGGGCGTGGTTCCTGTGAAGATGGATGCGTCCTCGCCGGAGTCGCTGGAGCGAGATTGGAGGGCGGCGGACTTGTCTGGACGAGGGCTGTCGATCGTGGTCAACAACGCGGGATCGGGCGCGTTGGGCGCTTTCGAGACCGTGGCGTTTTGTCATTGGGAGGCGCAGGTGAAACTGATGCTGCTGGCTCCCATGAAGCTTTGTCATTTGGCTCTGGAGGGATGGTCTCGCGAGAATCCGGGCGCTCTGGTGAATGTGACTTCTCTGGCGGTGGAGTATCCAATCCCATTCATGAGCGGCTACAACGCTGCGAAGGCGGGATTGGCAGGCTTCACGGACTCCCTATTCAACGAGCTCGACCCCGAAGTGGCTCGAGTGCTCGAGCTCCGTCTTGGAGATCTGAATACACGTTTCAACGATCACGTGGATCGCCTTGGTGGTGGGGGCTTTGTGGATACGGTTTGGAAAGCGATGGAGAAACATGTCGACACCGCGCCGCCCGCGGATCTGGCGGCCCGAAAGCTGCTGAAAGCCTTGAAAGGGAACAGGTCAGGTTTGGTTCGAGCGGGCAGCCTATTTCAGTGCGCGTTCGCTTCACTTTTTGGAAAATTCGTCTCGTCATCAGTGAAACGCGCATCCAACCTCCGGTATTATAACGTAGAGAGAAGCTAG
- a CDS encoding sialate O-acetylesterase gives MRIPIRTLAAALCASAALAHADVIPASLFRDHAVLQQGMPIPVWGAADDGEKVSVTLDGKTVSTVAKDGKWSVKLDPMTAGGPYTLTIKGNNEITLSDILIGEVWVCSGQSNMERQLGLRDWQQPIKNWEAEAASANFPQIRHFGTAQTLALEPQEFVDGEWLVCSPETAPQFTAVGFFFGRALHQARGVPIGLIHSSWGGTPAEAWTSPDGIKRLPQLADTIKRLEWIQKDPEAARAEYHRDLERWFAENDSGTAAKPAWNGESLDTETWSTMNLPVMWENAGLPNYNGIVWFRREIDVPAAWTDQEVDLHLGAIDDVDTTWVNGRFVGGDTTWNKSRVYRIPADTLKAGRNSIAVRVLDTGGGGGIWGGDAMQLVRSDDPSQAIALDGEWRYRTSELSQNAPYPPTDPSMGSGTPTVLHNGMIAPLQPYAIRGTIWYQGEANAPQSDFYRELFPNMVEDWRRGWDQGDFPFLYVQIAPFKEMPPEIREAQRLSLDRIPNSAMAVTLDVGDADDIHPTDKRPVGERLALAARALAYGEKLEYSGPLYQSFKAKGKRAVLRFSHLGGGLVAKNGPLIGFTIAGPDNVFHPAQAKIVGKTVVVTSDEVSAPTAVRYAWANVPEGNLYNEAGLPASPFATDSE, from the coding sequence ATGAGAATCCCAATACGCACCCTCGCAGCCGCTCTCTGCGCCAGCGCAGCCCTCGCGCATGCTGACGTAATACCGGCTTCCCTCTTCCGCGACCATGCCGTGCTGCAGCAAGGCATGCCCATCCCCGTCTGGGGCGCCGCAGACGATGGCGAAAAGGTCTCCGTCACCCTCGACGGAAAAACCGTTTCGACCGTTGCCAAAGACGGCAAGTGGAGCGTCAAACTCGACCCGATGACTGCCGGTGGTCCCTACACCCTCACCATCAAGGGCAACAACGAGATCACGCTTTCCGACATCCTCATCGGCGAAGTCTGGGTCTGCAGCGGCCAATCCAACATGGAACGCCAGCTGGGCCTACGCGATTGGCAGCAGCCAATCAAGAACTGGGAAGCCGAGGCCGCTTCCGCCAATTTTCCTCAAATCCGCCACTTCGGCACCGCCCAAACCCTCGCCCTCGAACCACAGGAATTCGTCGATGGCGAGTGGCTCGTCTGCTCGCCCGAAACCGCCCCTCAGTTCACCGCGGTCGGCTTCTTCTTCGGTCGCGCCTTGCATCAAGCCCGCGGCGTACCCATAGGGCTGATACACAGTTCCTGGGGTGGCACGCCTGCCGAAGCTTGGACCAGCCCCGATGGCATTAAGCGCCTTCCTCAGCTCGCCGACACGATCAAACGCCTCGAGTGGATCCAAAAGGATCCCGAAGCCGCCCGGGCGGAATACCATCGCGACCTCGAGCGCTGGTTCGCGGAAAACGACTCCGGCACCGCCGCCAAGCCCGCTTGGAATGGCGAGTCGCTCGACACGGAAACATGGTCAACCATGAACCTGCCCGTCATGTGGGAAAACGCCGGCCTGCCCAACTACAATGGCATCGTCTGGTTCCGCCGCGAAATCGACGTCCCTGCCGCATGGACCGACCAAGAGGTCGACCTTCACCTCGGCGCCATCGACGACGTCGACACCACCTGGGTCAACGGTCGCTTTGTCGGCGGAGACACCACTTGGAACAAGTCGCGCGTCTACCGCATACCCGCAGATACACTGAAAGCCGGTCGCAACTCCATTGCCGTTCGCGTGCTCGACACCGGAGGAGGCGGCGGCATCTGGGGCGGCGATGCCATGCAGCTCGTTCGTTCCGACGATCCCTCCCAGGCGATCGCCCTCGACGGCGAGTGGCGCTACCGCACCTCAGAGCTTTCGCAGAACGCCCCTTATCCTCCCACCGATCCTTCGATGGGTTCCGGCACCCCGACCGTGCTTCACAACGGTATGATCGCTCCCCTGCAGCCCTACGCCATTCGCGGCACCATCTGGTACCAAGGCGAAGCCAACGCCCCCCAATCCGACTTCTATCGCGAGCTCTTTCCCAACATGGTGGAAGACTGGCGCCGCGGTTGGGACCAAGGCGACTTCCCCTTCCTCTACGTACAGATCGCTCCCTTCAAGGAGATGCCGCCGGAAATCCGCGAAGCTCAGCGCCTCTCGCTGGATCGCATCCCCAATTCCGCCATGGCCGTCACCCTCGACGTCGGCGACGCCGACGACATCCATCCGACCGACAAGCGTCCGGTCGGCGAACGCCTCGCCCTCGCTGCCCGCGCCCTCGCCTATGGAGAAAAACTGGAATACTCCGGACCGCTCTACCAGTCGTTCAAAGCCAAAGGCAAACGCGCCGTGCTTCGCTTCAGTCACCTCGGAGGCGGACTCGTAGCCAAGAACGGCCCGCTGATCGGCTTCACCATCGCCGGACCCGACAACGTCTTCCACCCGGCCCAAGCTAAGATCGTAGGCAAGACCGTTGTAGTCACCTCAGACGAAGTCTCCGCTCCCACCGCTGTCCGCTACGCCTGGGCCAACGTCCCCGAAGGAAACCTCTACAACGAAGCCGGCCTCCCCGCCTCCCCCTTCGCCACCGACTCGGAATAG
- a CDS encoding glycoside hydrolase family 97 protein, whose protein sequence is MKTHFQSIRPLALSLTLAASALTQAKEISLASPDGRLLVVVSDTDGLKYRVEMDGQPLLAESQLGLAFADGLTIGSTSQITGTRRQSHNGFWENRYGASRVVPDNWCELKLEFTETNDSTDRPFGLTVRAYDNGVAFRYDLPESFSDSEFILNQELTEFRFPADYRCWAGGEHSSAENQYPETTLSAIPTQNNKGGPYHGVLPLLVETPSAYVAIAESDLLDWAGMLISGTGETAAKVTLAQRHDGRGAVVGPGPMQSPWRALLVARNASELLTNDLVATLATPSRVDDESWNKPGVSAWDTWWTGVNPTQPENTGVYSRGDNRSHKEYIDFAAEMGFRYQLMDWFWYEHMTIWDKGLNSEPNAASGDFTQELPHIDVPELVSYASERDVDLWIWAHSLDIKTFGMERALEHFADLGVVGIKVDFFGSDSQETVQWIVELLERSARHHLMVDLQGVYKPTGLARTYPNYLTQEGVLGNEYNKLGGNQCDPLHTITLPFTRGLLGPMDFTPGGFLNRTPPEFEITHPAQVMGSRARQLAMTVIYLSPFQVLCDSPANYRDQPGVDFFRDLPTVWDETVILSAEVAGHVVIARRSGSQWRLAAMNGEEPMTLKVPLTFLGEGEWSLKAFADKPESGEQPESISESTRTVEAIDTLTLSLSPAGGYASILTQP, encoded by the coding sequence ATGAAAACACATTTCCAGTCTATCCGTCCCCTCGCTCTCAGCCTCACCCTCGCCGCTTCCGCCCTGACGCAGGCAAAAGAGATCTCCCTGGCCTCGCCTGATGGTCGATTGCTCGTCGTCGTGAGCGACACCGACGGCTTGAAATACCGCGTCGAGATGGACGGCCAGCCGCTGCTCGCCGAGTCCCAGCTCGGTCTCGCATTCGCCGACGGCCTCACCATCGGCTCGACCTCCCAAATCACCGGCACCCGCCGCCAAAGCCACAACGGCTTCTGGGAAAACCGCTACGGAGCAAGCCGTGTCGTTCCGGACAACTGGTGCGAACTGAAGCTCGAATTTACCGAAACCAACGACAGCACAGACCGTCCCTTCGGCCTCACCGTCCGCGCCTACGACAACGGTGTAGCCTTCCGCTACGACCTACCGGAGAGCTTCTCCGACAGCGAGTTCATCCTCAACCAGGAGCTCACCGAGTTCCGTTTCCCCGCCGACTACCGCTGCTGGGCCGGTGGCGAACATTCGTCCGCCGAGAACCAGTATCCAGAGACCACTCTGAGCGCCATCCCCACCCAAAACAACAAGGGCGGCCCCTACCATGGCGTATTGCCGCTGCTGGTCGAGACACCCTCTGCCTACGTCGCCATCGCCGAGTCCGACCTTCTCGACTGGGCCGGCATGCTGATTTCCGGCACCGGCGAAACCGCTGCCAAAGTCACGCTCGCCCAACGCCACGACGGCCGCGGGGCCGTCGTCGGCCCAGGCCCGATGCAAAGCCCCTGGCGCGCACTCCTCGTCGCCCGCAACGCCTCCGAGCTGCTGACCAACGATCTCGTCGCCACGCTTGCCACCCCCTCACGCGTCGACGACGAGTCCTGGAACAAGCCCGGCGTCTCAGCCTGGGACACTTGGTGGACCGGCGTGAATCCCACCCAGCCGGAAAACACCGGCGTCTACTCCCGCGGCGACAACCGCTCGCACAAGGAGTACATCGATTTCGCCGCCGAGATGGGTTTCCGCTACCAGCTCATGGACTGGTTTTGGTACGAGCACATGACCATCTGGGACAAGGGACTGAACTCGGAGCCAAACGCCGCTTCCGGCGACTTCACCCAGGAGCTCCCTCATATCGACGTACCCGAGCTCGTCTCCTACGCCAGCGAGCGCGACGTCGACCTCTGGATCTGGGCCCACTCGCTCGACATCAAAACCTTCGGCATGGAACGCGCCCTCGAACACTTCGCCGACCTCGGCGTTGTCGGCATCAAGGTGGACTTCTTCGGCAGCGATTCACAGGAAACCGTGCAGTGGATCGTGGAGCTGCTCGAGCGCTCCGCCCGCCACCACCTGATGGTCGACCTCCAAGGCGTTTACAAGCCAACCGGACTCGCCCGCACCTATCCCAACTATCTCACCCAGGAAGGCGTATTGGGGAATGAATACAACAAGCTCGGCGGCAACCAATGCGATCCGCTCCACACCATCACCCTACCTTTCACCCGCGGCCTGCTTGGCCCGATGGACTTCACGCCCGGCGGCTTCCTCAATCGCACCCCGCCCGAGTTCGAAATCACCCACCCCGCTCAGGTCATGGGCTCCCGAGCTCGTCAACTGGCCATGACAGTCATCTACCTAAGCCCATTTCAGGTCCTCTGCGACAGCCCCGCCAACTACCGGGATCAACCAGGCGTCGACTTCTTTCGCGACTTGCCCACCGTCTGGGACGAGACCGTCATCCTCTCCGCCGAAGTCGCCGGACACGTCGTCATCGCCCGCCGCTCCGGCAGCCAGTGGCGTCTCGCCGCCATGAACGGCGAAGAGCCAATGACCCTCAAGGTGCCCTTGACCTTCCTAGGCGAAGGCGAGTGGTCGCTCAAAGCCTTCGCCGACAAGCCCGAATCGGGAGAGCAGCCTGAATCGATTTCGGAATCCACCCGAACCGTTGAAGCGATCGACACACTGACCCTCTCCCTGTCACCAGCCGGTGGATACGCCTCCATCCTAACCCAACCGTAA
- a CDS encoding response regulator transcription factor codes for MITVAVVDDDSELREILANWIESSDGFACVGSYSDAESAMARLPKIPPDVALVDINMPGQSGIDCVKELKQKIPDTQFVMLTVYEDSDHIFDALAVGATGYLLKDTPPEAILDSIAEVHAGGSPMTTNIARKVVQSLRRPQSERNPADELTKRENEVLMLLAQGFLYKEIADNLGITYQTVNTHIRRIYEKLQVHSRSQAVALFAKIPKL; via the coding sequence GTGATCACCGTTGCCGTCGTAGACGATGATAGCGAGCTTCGCGAAATACTCGCTAACTGGATCGAGAGTTCCGATGGATTCGCCTGTGTAGGAAGCTACTCCGATGCGGAGAGCGCCATGGCTCGGCTGCCAAAGATTCCTCCGGATGTTGCTCTGGTAGACATCAATATGCCGGGGCAAAGTGGGATAGATTGCGTTAAGGAGCTCAAGCAGAAGATTCCCGATACCCAGTTTGTCATGTTGACGGTCTATGAAGACTCTGACCACATTTTCGATGCTCTTGCCGTCGGGGCTACGGGCTACCTGCTAAAGGATACGCCCCCTGAGGCCATTCTCGATTCTATCGCTGAAGTGCATGCGGGCGGATCGCCCATGACGACGAATATTGCGAGAAAAGTTGTTCAGTCGCTGCGTCGTCCCCAGTCCGAACGAAATCCGGCGGACGAGCTCACCAAGCGAGAGAACGAGGTGCTGATGTTGTTGGCGCAGGGGTTTCTGTACAAGGAGATCGCCGATAATCTCGGTATCACGTATCAAACGGTGAATACGCACATTCGCCGCATCTACGAAAAGCTTCAAGTGCACTCTCGCAGTCAGGCGGTGGCGCTGTTTGCCAAAATACCTAAGCTTTAG
- the recN gene encoding DNA repair protein RecN, whose amino-acid sequence MLQYLKISNLALLESASIEFESGFTVVTGETGAGKSVFLGALSLLSGARTDKSAIRSGSEQCEVEAALWFEDSGPIDEMLRAMDLPLCEEGMLVLKRSLHVSKPSRISINGSLATLSNLQELGERWIDFHGPGEPQRLLKSECQLELIDLYGGLEAEAEAYREKHLQWRGALEEIESLRGESQLAPDQIDFIRAQIEQIDRLELSEESMEQLEQDFNRVSSAQELLELASELGNGLSGDEGVLNQLSSLVRAAEQAAELDPSLSELAERLNSLVIETQELGSDYEQVGASLSFEPEYASEVLQRMNDWQDARRKYGRSVASVLAARDEMARRLESQGDIEGSLQRLHAEADKLESELKGLASRLTQKRLKSGQALAKKAEKMLLELGFKKGRCGIQMLEQNGLKSYGDSLPDLLFSPNVGEPLKALTQVASSGELARVMLALKTILADVDSVPVLVFDEVDANVGGEIGRIVGQKLKGIGDNHQVICITHLPQVAALGRQHYLVEKDQSGKRAAVRISQLKNDSEERVQELARMLGDRQAKSAQTHARELLAS is encoded by the coding sequence ATGTTGCAGTACCTGAAGATTTCCAATTTGGCTTTGCTCGAGTCCGCTTCGATCGAATTCGAGTCGGGGTTTACGGTGGTCACCGGTGAAACGGGCGCTGGCAAGAGCGTCTTTTTAGGGGCCTTGAGCCTGCTTTCCGGGGCTCGAACGGACAAGTCGGCCATTCGATCCGGCAGCGAGCAATGCGAGGTAGAGGCGGCACTTTGGTTCGAAGACAGCGGTCCCATCGACGAAATGCTCAGGGCCATGGATCTGCCGCTTTGCGAGGAGGGCATGCTGGTACTGAAGCGTTCGCTTCATGTTTCCAAGCCTTCGCGCATTTCCATAAATGGCAGTTTGGCCACGCTTTCCAATCTGCAGGAGCTCGGCGAGCGTTGGATCGACTTTCACGGTCCGGGCGAGCCGCAGCGTCTGCTCAAGAGCGAGTGTCAGTTGGAGCTGATCGATCTCTATGGCGGTTTGGAAGCGGAGGCGGAGGCCTACCGGGAGAAGCACCTCCAATGGCGCGGCGCCCTGGAGGAAATCGAATCGTTGCGGGGCGAATCGCAACTCGCCCCGGATCAGATCGATTTCATTCGCGCTCAGATCGAGCAGATCGATCGGCTGGAGCTTTCGGAAGAGTCGATGGAGCAGCTGGAGCAGGATTTCAATCGCGTTTCCAGCGCCCAGGAACTGCTTGAGCTGGCGAGCGAGCTGGGGAACGGCTTGAGCGGGGACGAGGGCGTCTTGAACCAGCTTTCCTCGTTGGTGCGAGCTGCGGAGCAGGCGGCGGAGCTGGACCCGAGCCTTTCGGAATTGGCGGAACGCTTGAACAGCCTGGTGATCGAGACGCAGGAGCTGGGCTCGGACTACGAGCAGGTCGGCGCCTCCTTGTCATTCGAACCTGAATACGCCTCGGAGGTGCTGCAACGCATGAACGACTGGCAGGACGCTCGCCGCAAGTACGGCCGTTCCGTTGCGAGCGTGCTGGCGGCTCGCGATGAGATGGCGCGGCGTCTGGAGTCGCAGGGCGATATCGAGGGCTCGTTGCAGCGCTTGCACGCGGAGGCGGACAAGCTCGAATCGGAGCTCAAGGGGCTGGCAAGCCGGCTGACGCAGAAGAGACTGAAGTCCGGTCAGGCCTTGGCGAAAAAGGCGGAGAAGATGCTGCTGGAGCTGGGATTTAAGAAAGGGCGTTGCGGTATCCAGATGCTGGAGCAAAACGGCTTGAAAAGCTACGGTGACAGCCTGCCGGATCTGCTGTTTTCGCCCAACGTTGGCGAACCGCTCAAAGCCTTGACGCAGGTCGCCTCCAGTGGCGAGCTCGCCCGGGTGATGCTGGCGCTGAAGACGATTCTAGCAGACGTGGACAGCGTGCCGGTGCTGGTTTTCGACGAAGTCGACGCCAACGTAGGAGGAGAGATCGGGCGCATCGTGGGGCAGAAGCTCAAGGGCATTGGCGACAACCATCAGGTGATTTGCATCACGCACCTGCCGCAGGTCGCCGCCTTGGGCAGGCAGCACTACTTGGTGGAAAAGGATCAGAGCGGCAAGCGGGCCGCGGTGAGGATAAGCCAGCTGAAGAACGATAGCGAGGAACGGGTGCAGGAGCTCGCTCGCATGTTGGGCGATCGGCAAGCCAAGTCCGCCCAGACCCATGCTAGGGAGCTGCTGGCGAGCTGA
- a CDS encoding alpha-L-fucosidase, whose product MKPCWKINTLSLLAALFAAAPLSASIPSDAEPSVIVDTSVEPVASGKFEPTWESLAQYEVPEWFRDAKFGIWAHWGPQCEPERGDWYARNMYCQDHWQYDEHLEQYGHPSTFGFKDIINEWKAENWDPDKLMELYQRVGAKYFFALANHHDNLDLWNSKYQPWNSVNMGPKKDLIAGWATAAREHGMKFGVSVHAAHAWGWYETAQGADQTGPLAGVPYDGDLTKEDGKGTWWEGYDPQDLYEQRHEPAPGFEEPTSIWGRWEWGNGLTPPDQDFCDRFYNRTVDLIDSYHPDLIYFDDTALPLWPVSDAGLKLAAHFYNRRNQWRGDDGVLFGKVLDPDQRQCMVWDIERGRSHKIEPEPWQSGTCLGDWHYNKGVYENNGYKSARTIVHTLVDVVSKNGNLLLSVPLRGDGAPDDAEIAILEGIAAWMQINQEAIHGTRPWKVMGEGPQMEATEADDRPKFNEDKVKPFTAEDVRFTTKGDTLYATLMSVPSVDISIESLGTAAGLYDGEIGHVTLLGSDEELAWSQTSRALVIEAPKKVPSDIAIVFKISPRD is encoded by the coding sequence ATGAAACCCTGTTGGAAAATCAACACCCTTTCCCTTCTCGCTGCCCTCTTCGCCGCCGCGCCACTCAGCGCCTCCATACCCAGCGACGCCGAGCCGTCCGTCATCGTGGACACCTCCGTCGAACCGGTCGCTTCTGGCAAGTTTGAACCCACCTGGGAATCGCTCGCTCAATACGAAGTGCCCGAATGGTTTCGCGACGCCAAGTTCGGCATATGGGCCCATTGGGGACCGCAATGCGAGCCGGAGCGCGGCGACTGGTACGCCCGAAACATGTATTGCCAAGACCACTGGCAATACGATGAACACCTCGAGCAATACGGACACCCCTCCACTTTCGGCTTCAAGGATATCATCAACGAGTGGAAGGCCGAAAACTGGGACCCGGACAAGCTCATGGAGCTCTACCAGCGGGTGGGCGCCAAATACTTCTTCGCCCTCGCGAACCATCACGACAATCTCGACCTCTGGAACTCCAAGTACCAGCCCTGGAACTCCGTCAACATGGGCCCGAAGAAGGACCTCATCGCGGGTTGGGCCACCGCCGCTCGCGAACATGGCATGAAATTCGGCGTCAGCGTGCACGCCGCTCACGCTTGGGGATGGTATGAGACCGCTCAAGGAGCCGACCAAACCGGTCCGCTCGCCGGCGTGCCCTACGACGGCGATCTCACCAAGGAGGACGGCAAGGGAACCTGGTGGGAGGGCTATGACCCTCAGGACCTCTACGAGCAGCGCCATGAACCCGCCCCCGGTTTCGAAGAGCCCACCAGCATTTGGGGACGCTGGGAATGGGGCAACGGCCTCACCCCGCCCGACCAGGACTTCTGCGACCGATTCTACAACCGAACCGTCGACCTGATAGACAGCTATCATCCGGACCTCATCTACTTCGACGACACCGCACTCCCGCTCTGGCCCGTCAGCGACGCCGGTCTCAAGCTAGCCGCTCACTTCTACAATCGCAGAAACCAATGGCGCGGCGACGATGGAGTCCTCTTTGGCAAAGTCCTCGATCCGGACCAGCGCCAATGCATGGTGTGGGACATCGAGCGTGGCCGCAGCCACAAGATCGAGCCCGAGCCCTGGCAGAGCGGCACTTGCCTAGGCGACTGGCACTACAACAAAGGCGTGTACGAAAACAACGGATACAAGTCTGCCCGAACAATCGTGCATACTTTGGTCGATGTGGTGAGCAAAAACGGCAACCTGCTCCTGAGCGTTCCGCTGCGCGGCGACGGCGCCCCCGACGACGCCGAGATCGCCATCCTCGAAGGCATTGCCGCTTGGATGCAGATAAACCAAGAAGCGATTCACGGAACGCGTCCCTGGAAGGTCATGGGCGAAGGCCCCCAGATGGAGGCAACCGAAGCCGACGACCGCCCGAAGTTCAACGAGGACAAAGTGAAGCCCTTCACCGCCGAGGATGTGCGATTCACCACCAAAGGCGACACCCTGTACGCCACTCTCATGTCCGTGCCCAGCGTAGACATAAGCATCGAGTCGCTTGGGACCGCCGCGGGGCTCTACGATGGCGAGATCGGCCACGTCACCCTCCTCGGCAGCGATGAAGAACTCGCCTGGTCGCAGACCAGCAGAGCCCTCGTAATCGAAGCGCCAAAGAAGGTTCCCAGCGATATCGCAATCGTATTCAAAATATCACCACGCGACTAG